GGAACTTTCGCAAGATCTATGTTGCTCTTGGCCATGGCCGGAAAGCGCGCCAGCGCCAGCCACGCCAACATGATCAAAGACCAGACAACCAGCGCCATCACCGGCGCAAGGATCGTGTGCATGCCGCCCTCCCCTTAACTCTTGTGCGCGCTCAGGCCGCCAGCGCTTTTTCGATCGCCGCGACCAAGGCCGGGGAATCCGGCGGCACGTCGGGGTGGAAGCGGCCGACGACCTTGCCGTCCTTGCCGATGATGAACTTCTCGAAGTTCCACATCACTTCGGTGTCGGTCTTGGGGCCCAGGCCCTTCTCTGTCAGCCGCGCCTTCAGCCCGCCTTGCG
This genomic interval from Candidatus Hydrogenedentota bacterium contains the following:
- a CDS encoding MAPEG family protein, with the protein product MHTILAPVMALVVWSLIMLAWLALARFPAMAKSNIDLAKVP